In Taeniopygia guttata chromosome 6, bTaeGut7.mat, whole genome shotgun sequence, the genomic stretch ATTAAGAAATGCTCCTTATGATAAGGAGAAATTAATGAGAGCTGCTATTTATGCCTCCTTTCTCTTCATGATAATGTCATGAGGATCGCCAACGTGTGTCATTCTCTTCTTTATGGTACATTTTGACTCTCTCTAGTGTctgccttgtttcatttttctgaaatgcCACATTGCTGGTAGGAAGAGAGCCATATACATACAGCCTGTGCTCGCAATCTGGAACTGGCACAGCAATGTTGTATTGCTAAGCAACAGTTGGCATCATGCTGTCTACTTCCCTGTTTGCCTGAAAAATCCTGATCAGCATCTAGTGCATGTTTTAGGTAGTGAAAAGAATAGTAGGTTTATATCTTATTTTGTGTAAAGTTTGTTGTTCATTCTTTAGTAAAACATTAAATAACAATTCAGAAATACAGTCAGGGTGTTCTTTGTTCATCCCTAGGATGGCAAATTCTAATGATCTTGGAGCCTTGCAATAGAATGTTTTTTGTGTGAAGTGAGGccagtttttttttcagccagcAATGCCTGATCTCACAAATACCGTATGAAATAGCTAATTTATGTACAAATCTGTGCCTTTGTACTAGTGGACTGTAGGATAAGAACAGGTCTTAATTATTCCCTTTCATGTGTATATGCATTGCAGGATTTAACAGGAAAAGATGAAGATTTGCTCACTGGAGTGCAATATTGATAGCCTTGgattttaaatgcctttttctgATTAAGTGAACACTTTCTTTGCTGCTTCTATAAAAATTTTATACTAGTTTAGAAGCCAGCGCTTTAAAAAATAGAACTCAAAATCCCAATTGAAAATACTACAAGTTAAGCAATGATGTGTAGCTACCTGCTGTGACTTTTGTTTAGCTGTTGATGGTACTAAGTAAAATTTGTTGCCAAGCTTGTCAGATAATTATCAGATATGCACTGAAAACTcatccttatttttttcttgatttgtaAGATGTAGATGATTTTTGTTCTATATTAAGGGGTTTAtgggttttggatttttttcacttgcagttttatgttttttgttttctgctcttttttggtacttttttttgttttactttcagTCCTTCTGTGACTTCTCTGTTTTAGAAACTACAGTGAAATCATACAGCATTCTTTCTAGTTTCAAGTTTTTATTATCTACATTCCCAACTATTTGGTGATGTTGGGGCATTTATTTTGACCAGATTCAGGAAAGAGATATTTTGCCTCTTGCTTTGTTGAAAGTTTTTCTCTGTCTAACGGACATACTCTGCAATTCGCTTCTtcctttgctgtgctgcagtAACCTTTGTGTAAGTGCACATGCATAGACACTAAAACAGCCTTCACTTAATGAGCATTTAGGCTGTACATATTAAGACCTcttcatcttttaaaattacttctggtTATTCATTCTACCAATTGTTAAATGCATTGTTTCCTTTCTAATGTGTCAGGCTGGTAGTTCAATTTTCAGAACAAAGGTGTTGTGCCATGGGTGGTTGTAAAAGCAAGTGTACACCAGCAAATGTTTTACAAGGAACTGATTGTGTGAACGTGTTCACAAGCTCCCCTGGTGTGAAGCCCAAACCTGCACAGACACCTATTCTGACTGCAGGGATGAGCCAGAGGTCAAGTTTCTGTGTACAATTTGGCAGTTGGCTTTTCAGTGAAGTTCAAGGCCTTGCTACCTGCAGGAGAGGCTAAATGCCCCAGCACACTATAGTTCAACAACATCCTTGAGCAGTTGGTTTTGGTCTTTAGTACTTGTTAGATGGTAAAGGTTGAATCTTTTAGCTTCAGATGGGAAAAGCTGCAAGTTCCTTGAGATTTTTATTCCCTGACAGAAAGACATCAACTGGGACCATCAGCCTAGCagtattcagaaatatttttacacgCACTACTGTCCAGATTTTTGTATACTTCCTCCAGACTTTTCCTTCAGTATCACTCTAAACCTTGGAAATTCTGGGGTTTTCCTATCATGTATTAAAGGTTTTCTTGCTTGTTGGAGGATGGTAAAGCTGTGGGGATTGTTTTCCCTGCAGAGGAAATTGTTTTTCCAGGACCCAAGTTGTATGAGGCATGCCCAAATTCTGGTAATATGATTCATGGCGTTGAATGATACTgcctgtaattttaaaaagtcattttgGGAACATCTGGAAAAATGATAGCATGTTTTGTTGATAGAAAGATCAGGATAGAAGGACTTTTACAATAGGACATAAGCCTTGCTTGCTTATCATATTATACAGAACTTCAGAATAATTAATATGCTCAATATGGTTGACTTCAGCACTGGAAATCTCCTGTTTTGGGATGATAGCTCCATTTCACCATTTGAAATTTTGAAGTGTAAGGTGAGAGACAACAGAAGAATCAGAAGTCACACcttgttctgtgtttgtgtgaTTCTCACAGCATATTAACACTTGTTTTCTACCTGTAGGAAATCTGTCCAGTCTAAGTCGTCTTGGCCTGAGGTACAATAGGCTGTCAGCAATTCCCAAGTCTTTAGCAAAATGCAGTGAACTCGATGAGCTGAACTTGGAGAACAACAACATTTCTACTTTACCAGAGGTGAGGAGTAGAGGGAGTGGACTGGGGAGGGGATGCTGCTGGAGAGCATCGATGTTTTGTAAAGGGAGTGGAACAAGGGAAATTATTTCATCTTGCATTTTAACTCTGAGGAATACCCTTTGTTTTAACCTAAAAGTAATGTGAATTATGTCAATTATGTAAATACTAGGTATATTTAATCAGTGTAGAAAGACTAATGTCATACAACTTGAGTCAAAACTGGGAGCAGCACATGTGGTTGTATTTGCTGTGCTGTATCTTTAGAAAACCTTAAATAATGAGTTCAGATTCCCACCCTTCAAGCCATATAAGTGTTTCTCAGTGTTTCTGCTTCATGAAGCAGTAGTGCCTGGAAGTAATTGTTcagatgacagaaaaaaatctgatgtgATTGCTTCTTATTTTGGATATTTATTCAATTTCTTTAAATCCTTTTAAGATGAAGACTTCATGACACAACATAATGTTTATAGTCTCTTATGTTTTAATGATGGTCAAACTGCTTTCCTAAGCTGTCATCCCCACGACCCCAGATCATCTAAATTACTAGTATAAAATGACGTTTAAGGTTATCTAAATATGTCTATAGCAAACAATaaatagaagagaaaagaaaagcatgtgGAATTAGGCAAAGTATTTACAGTAACAAAGGGCAGCAAGTAACTAATTTTCCTCAGATAAATATCTGAGCTCAGCAATGATAGTCTGAAACAGAGAATTTAATAAATGTTTGGGCAAGACtataatttaagaaaatgctAGAGTGAAAGCCATCAAGCTGCTTTTGGGATGAGAGCTAAGCTAGCCCACCCCACCCAGAGGTGTTACAAAAGCAACTATAGTGTAATTACAAAAAGCTAATGTGAAGGATGATTACTTGCTTTAAAACACGTTCAGTCATAATACAAACGTCTTAGTAACTGTGCTGCCTTCTTCAGGTACATTTGCCGACAATATGCTAACACTTAAGTTTGCAGAAATGTATAGTTTATACTGTaatctgtttaaaataaaacatgttgTTCTATAAGACAAAGAACTGTATTTGTAGAAGAAATTTCTGAGTTTCAAAATCTAGCTGAGGCTGCTGACACAATGcctaataaatattttatcttaaaaGGATGGGCTGGAAGAaggcagcactgccacagctctCATAGATGTAAGAGCATTGCTCTCTTTGTATGCCAAAGCTCTCTTGCTTCCCTTCAGATGCATTTAATTACTCTGGGCTATTAGAGTGAATTAGCTaacatattttatgtatttttttggtATACAAGCAGCCTTCAAAACCAGCTTTTTGAAATGCCAAAATCCATCTGAAGTAATATAGTGTGTTAGAGCTCAGGGACTGCCTAACCCTAGGACTAATATCTGTTAATTAAAGAATAGGTAGAAACAATATTTCCTAACCAAAGATTATACTAATTAATGATTAAGTTAGATTAATACTGATTTGAAGATCCATTATTTTATCTGTAGTGGGGAAAATGCTTCACTGATATTTGCTGAGATGCCCCCAGTGTCTAAAGTTTTAGCCAGGGCATGTAGGTAAGTCCCTATTAGATCctattttatttacaataatgttAATAAACTATTTATAAAAGTAGCCAAAGCTTTCCTGGTGAAACAGCAAAGCCATGTTCTTAAAGCATTTACAGTGAATATGGAGCTCAAATTGCAATCCAGAAATACTGACATTAGGAATATGGTTGGAATCATTATCTTGTTACTGCTCATTCCTGATTGCAGATGTTGCATTATTTATGGTACGTAATGTCATGCATAAATCTCCAATTTCTGTAATACTTAAGCAAATAGGGCTGGATTCAAGTTGGTGTAGTAATAAGCAAAGGTGACACTTCAGCAGTAATTTAGATCTCATTATCCATCTCCACAGTTCCAGCAACGTGCTTGGCACGTAACTAACAGATGAACTGAGATATGGGctgctgggattttggaatCTAATTAGATTGTCAAAAGAAATGAAACTCTGGATTCAATGGGCAGCCCTTGCTAGGCAGTTTATTTACAGGattcttgctttttattttttaaggggaaaaataatagaGCAGTAACTACTTaggaatattttagaaaaaggaaagaacaatgGAATTTTCCAACCCatcctcttctttttctctgtctgaTAATCTGAAACTATTATGGTATAATTACAAGACACTGAGAAGTTGTGATCGCAGTATGGATTTTTATGATGGTACCGAAGATTTGTACTGGAATTATCAAATGCCTCTTTTGGGAGCCATTGTGTGGGGTTGATATTTCTTTGGGCCCCATTTTGATGTGggtgagctgctggagcaaaaATAGCTGCTGGAGATGGGATGGACATGCTGCCTCTGTGCTCCTGGAGCAACGTGTCATTAGAAAAATTGCTTTCAGAGTAGGAAAGAGTTACCAAACCTCCCAAACCTGTGCTTTTAAATgttatgtttgcttttttgtatCTGTCAGCATGCAGGGAGGAAGGGGGGAAACAAGGTAGTGGCTGATGACTGTGAGCAGAGGTTGTTGCTGATGGAAGTTTTATCAAATTTAACACTGGTTTGTGTATTGCAACACTTCTTCAGGGGATGGACTTAAGGGGggaaaaacatttctaattAGACCCATAAGGGAAAAGAGACGCATTCAAATAAATCTGTCCTAAGTTCTTGggtggttttcttctttctacaGGGTCTTTTATCCAGCCTTGTCAAACTGACTAGTTTAACATTGGCCAGGAACTGCTTCCAGTCCTATCCTGTGGGTGGCCCGTCCCAGTTCTCCACAATCTACTCTCTCAATATGGAGCACAACCGCATCAATAAAATCCCCTTTGGAATTTTCTCTAGAGCTAAAGTATTAAGTAAGCTGAACATGAAGGTGAGGCACAGAAACATGCTACTGTGTAAAATCAATGAGGAGCACTGTTTGCAGCTCCATGAATTCTGGCAGACTTAATAATGTAAGGAGTGAATTTATCATGCTGAAGTGGATGCTGCTGTTAGATACGTAAATAATTCTGTATTAGTCTAAAATTGTGCTATCAAGAAATTACTAATTGgtctttttgtttgttagttAAGATTTTGTCACATTTGCTTGAGTTTGaacaatgaaaataagaaagctGGCTGCAAAGTTCTTTAATATCCACATGGGACACAAGCATGTAGATTAGCTTATTTCTCCTTCAGACACTGTTACAGTTTACATTATAAGCAGAAgtatgtaaaataatttttttaatatggtcTTTCAAAACCCAAGTCTAGAGACTTTTGCCAATAGTTGAAGAGCACAACAAAAGAGGTTTTAAGTATGCTAATACAGTtaaagtgggggaaaaatatgatttttttatatgaatagatttatttaaagaaatcctTGAGCAGTAGCTAAGCTCAGCTACTGCTTTAGAATTGTTTGACACAAATGAATCCTCAGTTTGCATTGACAGATTTTTTCACATACCCATTTGTAACTTTGCCTGTTTACCACAACTTTGTGTGACCATTTAAAAATGATCTTTTGGTGTCTGGtctaaatcaaatattttaaaaatattttgagcagTAACATGTTCAGAGTAATTTCAGATGCTTTTACTCTGAGCCATTAAAgtatatggggtttttttggttctctttattttttggttgtgggtttgctgggttttttcccctcagcagGTTTTGGTGTATGGGTTCTGGTGGGTTTTTTACGTCGTGGTGTTTATTCTCTTGAttggtttgtttggatttttttttaaactccatATATTTTTAGGATTCAAACATTTGCTGATAGCATCTTTGTAAGTTATGGTGaactttctgttctttttttgaACCCACCATTCATTGTATTCAGCAGAAATAGgacaaaaaatgttttaaccACTGTGTGAGAGTTTGATAATTAAGTGCTTCTAATGAATTTCAGTTCATAATAGTAACAGAGAGTCGATTCTGTAACTCTAGATTGGTACCACTAATATTTGgtggaatttggaaaaaaaaaattggccaATTACCaacattttattcttctgattTCATTATCAACTATGTTGTTATGAAGTATTTCTGTTAGCAGTTCGTTTATCTGTCAGATGCCTTCCCAACTTCTGGCAAGGGCAGACCCTAAATGTTTGATATGTTAAATCACAGGACAATCAGCTGACATCTCTCCCCTTGGATTTCGGGACATGGACAAGTATGGTAGAACTGAATTTAGCAACTAACCAGCTCACAAAAATCCCTGAGGATGTATCTGGGCTTGTTTCTCTCGAGGTGAGAAGAGTATAAGTTAACAGCTAAGTGAATACTTGCAATATAGGGATTCTCTGCTTCAGGTTTAAGTAATATTACTGTGGAGTCAAATAAAGctaaataaatatgtatatcTGTGCTGTTTAATCCCCTGTTACATCTGTTTGTGGCCATTGTCAACGGCTTTTGAATGTTCTTTAGACTCTGGATGAGTGTGCACAAACCACTATGGTACAGCTATATTTTTAGCCAGgtagaagaaaaatttttctcAACAGGAATCAGTGTTGTAAATGCAGTGTTGCTAAACTTGGTTCAATTCCTGGAGACCAGCATGGAAGCAGCAGTAATCAGAAAAACATAATGAAATGTTTGACAGCCAGGAGAGGCTTGAGTGTCAGGCAGCCAGGTGGGAATTCTCAGCCTTTGAGGGTGAAGAACTCGTAGGTTAAAAGCTCGAACTAAACCTGCTCTGTCCCCTCATCCTGTTTCTCAGGGTACCATCAGCAGAGACAAATTATTGCCTTGGAGGGACAGAAAGACAGAGGTACTTGTTTGGGCAGTTGAGGAGACTTAGTAGGCTCTGTAAGTTGCTGGGAAAAATCTGTTAAAGAGCTATAACAAATGGCATATTTGAAATTGCAAATTTCTAATGTGACTTCTTCTGTGAATATTTAATTATTCCTGTAGTGTGGGGCTAGAATTATGACAGAGTAATCATTACTTAATAGCCCAGTTCCCTTTTAAGTTAAAGCTGTGGTTGATGTGATTGGGAAATTAGTAACCTCTAACAACTGGGTTTGCTGGTGGTCTGTCAGCTGCTGAAGCTGGAGAGCTGCTTGGTTTGCTGACCTGTTACCACTGTGTTTCtctgtaattaaaaaatcaaatacaaagGGCTGTTTGGACGGTGTTTACACAAAAGTGAAGGTTCCCACAGCAGTGCTAAGTCAGCTGCATTTCACGTAGGTAATACTGTCTGTTCCTGCCTTTGTTTCTTGATACGCGATTAAAACATTACTGTTCTCACTGCTTTGTGCATGTAGTGCATAAAGGATGGTCAGTGAAATGCTGCTTGTGCTAATCCTCAGGCATTGGctttttttcactttgatttTCACTTTGATTCTCACTTTGATTCTCACCATGCCTTTGTTTTGTTCCTGCCTGTGGTGTTTTCACATTACATGAAGCCAGTGAAATTGGGATTATTGGTAGAAGACAGGCACTTGCAGCCTTGGCTGGTTGTGTGTGGCTGACAGGAGGGTCCATGCTGACTGTTCTTTCACATCCTCGTGTTTCAATGTGCCTTCTTAAAGAACTAGATAATAACATTGTTTAATCAGTAATTAAATACTTGACTACTCATGGTGCTGTTATGAGGCTTGATTACTTCGTAGAACTGCAGAGTTTCTCTGGAGGAAAAATGGTGTATAAGTGTAACCCCTGTTAACTTGCCTGTGATGAATAACTCTGTTAACTGACTCTGCAAATAAGGATACACTTCTTGAACCTGGGGTATTTATAACTGAACtcagaaagaaggagaaaaacaagagGACAGCACTGTAGTAGGCGTGGGTGTGTGATGGCAGCCCGTTTTGGAAAGCCAGTGCTCTGCTTAGGTGCTCCCATCTGTGTGTTTATTTGCTGCTGCTCCTAACCAAAGGGATATAGGGAGAAGAGGAAGTACTAAGCTTTTAAAGGAGGACTTGGCAAGCACAGCAAATAATGTAAAACATGGTTATGAGATGGCTATAAGGAAGCATAACAAAATGATAggcaaattcagaaagaaattgtttttctttggtcATTTGAAGAAATAAGGTTTCTActgtttttgctttgcatttattATTACATATAGTAATATTTGAAAGAAGTATATCctaaatatatgtatttgtatCATTAAAGACTTGAAAAGTGTTTCATCACtgacttgttttattttttttaattttcaagtacTTCCTCAATGTAAATGTAGGCTAATATTGGGCttcattatttgaaaatataaaaaaaaaggtatcttAATCTGTAAATCTGTTACTTATTATGTTGCTGAAATTCTGTGCTTggttgttgtttcttttttgaggTTCTTATCTTGTCAAACAATCTCCTAAAGAAACTTCCCCATGGAATTGGAAATCTACGGAAACTCCGAGAGTTAGATCTAGAGGAAAACAAACTGGAATCCTTGCCAAATGAAATAGCTTACCTCAAGGATCTGCAGGTGAAACAATAATTGGTCAAGATAAGCATCTTATGTCCTTTATTTACACCATGCTGATTTAATTGCAGCTTTTTGGATGAGTGGAAACTATTTGAGACTGGACATAGAAACAAAAGTTTAAAGTCTTGTGCAACTTCACCCACAATTAGTGCCCATTAAGTGTTCCCCAGCTTTATTAGTTAATACTGAACAAAAATTTTTGAGGGTTTTAACTGTTGTGCCATGAGCATGCTACCACCCCAGAAATTATTCCAGTCATGCTCATGAAATCTTCTATGTTTAGGCATGTGTTTTATTAGGCACCTTTCTATTTTTACATTCAGTGATGCTTGATAGAGATTTGAAATGTTGATGAACGGTTGAAATTTTTCTCATTCAAATTCAGGAGAGTAGAACCCGTTCATTTGTCAGCCACATATCTTGTTACTTGCTGTCATTCCAAGCAAAaatcattaatttaatttgtaaaaacatgtttttcccTTAGAAATTGGTTCTGACTAACAATCAGCTGACCACCCTTCCAAGAGGAATCGGTCACCTTACCAATCTGACGCACCTTGGGCTCGGAGAGAACCTTCTCACACACCTTCCTGAGGAAATTGGTAAGATCCTGTTGTCTGGTTTGACACAGTATCTGAGCAAAGCATATATCATAGCCAGCGATTTTGCCCATCAGTAAAAGccacaaaattaatttgaaacttGTAGATATGTACAGCCTGATGTGAATTATGTGCCATAGGAACAGCAATAAGAGTGATGTGCAGATGAAGAAGGCATGGTTTGTCTCTTGCATCATCTTTGGTGAGGAGCCATTACAGCTGCTCATCTTGCATGTGCCTCAATGTgagaaaaacctgaaataatCTGAACTCAGAGCTTTGTGATTTATAAGCTAGTGGAGAGAGTTTGGATGCTGTGGAAACAAACTCTGTAATTAAAATcagtaaaaacattttaaacaccTTGTAGGAGTACAGTTTGGTTATTAAAGCTGGTTGTCTTCACAGATGAGAGAATAGTTACTTTTTGTCAGGTGTGACTGTTTAATGTATCGTGCCGTCAGTTGTTTTTTCTATAGCTTCTCCTTATTGTTGGTTCACTATGCCAGGAGTCCTGCCTACTGCTTTCTCTtgtgaaagaataaataatCTCTGAGGTTATAGGAGATAAGATTGGAAAATGGGGAATGTCTGGGAGAGGACTTCTATGTTTTTGAAAGGAGGAATGGAAGTCTTAAGAAGAAATTACTCTGTTTTCCAGCTTCTGGTTAACCTGTATTGCAGTACGTGTAGTAGAGGCAAACTGTAAAATtttaattcaggaaaaaaatttaacacTTGTTAGTTCCATTTAATAAATTCGTAAGTTAATCTTCCTGTGCAGAGAAGTCACACTCTTCCGCTTTTTTACTGTGACATATGATAGTTATGGCTTCAGGTCTTTAATATATGGCTTCTAATTACATAAAAGGAATGACATAGATATTTTTGAAGAGAGAATAGATCCTATATGGTATAATTATTTCCTAGGTGCTTTTGACTAGATAGCTGTTCCATGTTGCCTGCACTTGCATAGCTCGTGAATGGCTATGGTGAATTCCCTTTCAGTGCTCTTAGTCTCTATATTTGCAGTTCATTTATTATCTAAAGGAGATGCCCCAATGGATATATTTACAGGGAAATTAAAGCAAATTGGTTCTTGCTTAGGTACTGGAGAACAGAACTTGCTGTGCTTGAGAACAGGAGTCTCACTGACTCAAGGTTCTGTATAGGAAAAGTGGACTCAGAGGCTCTGTCTAAAAGTTAGAAACTGCATGAATCAAAAAGGTACTACTAATACTTACTATTTGATTTTAACCAGGTACACTGGAGAATCTGGAAGAACTGTATTTGAATGACAACCCCAATCTGCACAGCCTTCCCTTTGAGCTGGCTCTTTGCAGCAAACTGTCAATAATGAGTATTGAGAACTGCCCGCTCAGCCACCTTCCACCTCAGATTGTTGCAGGAGGACCCTCCTTCATCATTCAGTTCCTAAAAATGCAGGGACCATATCGTGCCATGGTCTGATGCTCATCGACTTGTCCAATACACTGTACAAAATACAAACTGCATTAATGTTGTAATTGtctgtatatgtatatataatataatatatgtggtttatattatattatatatatataaatatataaataatataaaaaggCAAATCTAAGACTGCATTATGTGTTTCTGCTAATAGAGGAATCATAGccatttagattttttttttttaattctgtaaaatGCTTGTCTAAGTTTTCTTTGCTGAACTTGATGGAAGCTGTCTGAATAATCTGAAAATGCCAGTTCATTTAAAACAATTGCCAATGAACTCAAAGTTTAAATTTAAGGGACAAAACCAGTTTTGCTTAGATTTACTTTCAGTTAAGAGAAATGTATAACCTTTATATAATGaactttcctgttttcctcccCCACTCccgcctttttttttgtgtcaaaaCCTGAAAGGGTCACGTCCCCTGAGGttggtattttcttttaacttaTTTTGAGATTTGAAGCAAATGGTGTTTTTATATTGTTTACAGTCAGAGTAAATCACtggattttgttttattctgatTTGCTCTGTTTTAATCAATCATATCTAGAGTTTATATGCCTCTGCTGATGAATTTTTATCAACCAGTTTGTATACTAAAAACATACTCATCAGAACAACTGGCAGGTGAAAAGGATGCagtcaaaacaaaaagaaaagaaaaaaaaaaaagcttgaatTCCTTTAAGTCTTGCTTCCCTGAGTTATCAGTTGCAGGCATAACATATCTGAACTGAGCCTTTTGCAGTTGGTCTTTTCTAGCACAAGTAAACCTTTTCAGATTGGTAAAAATGTGGAGTATCCTCAGTGAAGAGCGGTTTTCATTGTGTGAAGTAACAAGTCCATGAGGTTTAACAGTACAGTTAAGTGACAAGGAAATAATATAtatgtacatttttattataatgTCGAGTCATAAACTACAACAGGCAATTTTAAGGATTCCTTATAGACCTTGTACAATAAATGAATGTGTCTTACTTTTAAACACTGCAATATATGTATGTTTTAAGGTTGGTTAACAATGTACTATGGTTTTATATCTTGACTTGCCTTGTACCTCCTTCCATTATGGAACTTCTGTGTCCAAGCACAATATCTTCACACTGTGCTGTTTTGCTGCTGAACTAAATGCACTTTTCCCCACAGCTGGGGCACTTGCTTCAAAATATTCAGTTCAGTATCTTGATTATTCTTTTTTAACTTCATCCTATCTGTTTCAGTATTAAACCAATCTGTTAAAAAAGAGGCACCTTTTTCATTTGTGCAGAGATGTTGGTAGCTCAAGAGAAACACTGTAAGTAGTGGACATTCAATTTTATCATGAATTTCTTGGCTGTTCAGAAGGCAGAAGATGCTTCAGGGAGATTTACACTATTGCTGCACTTGCAGGGCCAATTGTCCTTTTTCAGGAGGGTAAGAACTTGAGGCAGTCACGTTCCATGGTTGCCCAAGAACTGTTCTGTTTATACTCACTGGAATTGTTGCTGGGGTAGTGTGACTTACAGGGCTGTACCTTTTGCACAAAATCAAATCAATGAATGCCATGGGAAATCTGTTTCATGTGCAGAAGTTTGGGAATATTATTTCTGGCTTTCAGGCGTGCTTATTTAGACATATTTCCTTGATCTACTTGCATTTTGTGTTTGTTCTATGTCTTTTCATTAACAAGGAGTAAGTTTTAAATGGAAGGCAGGTGGAGATATAAAACCTTAGAGGGCTTAAACATGCTGTAAAACTATTGTAGATGTCACTGGATTTTACT encodes the following:
- the SHOC2 gene encoding leucine-rich repeat protein SHOC-2, coding for MSSNLGKEKDCKEKDPKVQSSKEREKEAKASGGFGKESKEKEPKTKGKDAKDGKKDSSSTQPGVAFSVDNTIKRPNPATGTRKKSSNAEVIKELNKCREENSMRLDLSKRSIHLLPSAIKELTQLTELYLYSNKLQCLPAEVGCLVNLVTLALSENSLTSLPDSLDNLKKLRMLDLRHNKLREIPSVVYRLSSLATLYLRFNRITTVEKDIKNLSKLTMLSIRENKIKQLPAEIGELCNLITLDVAHNQLEHLPEEIGSCTQITNLDLQHNELLDLPETIGNLSSLSRLGLRYNRLSAIPKSLAKCSELDELNLENNNISTLPEGLLSSLVKLTSLTLARNCFQSYPVGGPSQFSTIYSLNMEHNRINKIPFGIFSRAKVLSKLNMKDNQLTSLPLDFGTWTSMVELNLATNQLTKIPEDVSGLVSLEVLILSNNLLKKLPHGIGNLRKLRELDLEENKLESLPNEIAYLKDLQKLVLTNNQLTTLPRGIGHLTNLTHLGLGENLLTHLPEEIGTLENLEELYLNDNPNLHSLPFELALCSKLSIMSIENCPLSHLPPQIVAGGPSFIIQFLKMQGPYRAMV